From Streptomyces griseorubiginosus, one genomic window encodes:
- the iolD gene encoding 3D-(3,5/4)-trihydroxycyclohexane-1,2-dione acylhydrolase (decyclizing) — protein MTTRLTVAQALVRFLAAQYTERDGVRQRLISATWGIFGHGNVAGLGQALVEYGDEMPFHQGRNEQSMVHAAVGYARQSNRLSTHAVTTSIGPGATNLVTGAALATINHLPVLLLPGDIFATRVADPVLQQLEVPYAGDISVNDSLRPVSKYFDRVTRPEALIPAALQAMRVLTDPVETGAVTLALPQDVQAEAYDWPEEFFAERAWVVRRPGADPTELAEAVQAIREAQRPLVIAGGGVHHSRAEEALEEFARATGIPVASTQAGKGSLRHDHPQDVGGVGHTGTATANELARQADLVIGVGTRYTDFTTASGTLFEQRGVRFLNLNIAPYDGHKLAGQPLVADARSGLTELTEALQLHTHRVSGTYIDEYSLDKERWEQRVDACFEADEPDIRPTQPQVLGALDALVDESDVVINAAGSLPGDLHKLWRARSRDQYHLEYGYSCMGYEIPAAIGVKMAAPERNVWALVGDGTYLMMPTEIVTAVQEGIAIKLLLIQNHGYASIGGLSETVGGERFGTAYRYQSDDGTYTGAPLPVDLAANAASLGMRVLRAKTVRDLRAALAEARAADTPTCVYVETETADTVSGPPPAQAWWDVPVAETATRPSAVKARELYERHVSTRRRHL, from the coding sequence ATGACCACCCGCCTGACCGTCGCGCAAGCGCTGGTCCGCTTCCTGGCCGCCCAGTACACCGAACGCGACGGCGTACGGCAGCGGCTGATCTCCGCGACCTGGGGCATCTTCGGCCACGGCAACGTGGCCGGGCTCGGCCAGGCCCTCGTCGAGTACGGCGACGAGATGCCCTTCCACCAGGGCCGCAACGAGCAGTCCATGGTGCACGCGGCCGTCGGCTACGCGCGTCAGTCCAACCGCCTCTCCACCCACGCGGTGACGACCTCCATCGGCCCCGGCGCCACCAACCTGGTCACCGGCGCCGCCCTCGCCACCATCAACCACCTCCCGGTCCTGCTCCTCCCCGGCGACATCTTCGCCACCCGCGTCGCCGACCCGGTCCTCCAGCAGCTGGAGGTCCCGTACGCCGGTGACATATCGGTCAACGACAGCCTGCGCCCGGTGTCGAAGTACTTCGACCGCGTCACCCGCCCGGAGGCCTTGATCCCGGCCGCCCTCCAGGCGATGCGGGTCCTCACCGACCCCGTCGAGACCGGCGCGGTGACGCTCGCGCTGCCCCAGGACGTCCAGGCCGAGGCCTACGACTGGCCCGAGGAGTTCTTCGCCGAACGCGCCTGGGTCGTACGGCGTCCCGGCGCCGACCCGACCGAACTCGCCGAGGCCGTCCAGGCGATCAGGGAGGCCCAGCGGCCCCTCGTCATCGCCGGCGGCGGGGTCCACCACAGCCGTGCCGAGGAGGCACTGGAGGAGTTCGCCCGCGCCACCGGCATCCCGGTCGCCTCCACCCAGGCGGGCAAGGGCTCCCTGCGCCACGACCACCCCCAGGACGTCGGCGGCGTCGGCCACACCGGCACCGCCACCGCCAACGAACTGGCCCGCCAGGCCGACCTGGTGATCGGCGTCGGCACCCGGTACACCGACTTCACCACGGCCTCCGGCACCCTCTTCGAACAGCGGGGCGTCCGCTTCCTCAACCTCAACATCGCGCCCTACGACGGCCACAAGCTCGCAGGTCAGCCCCTGGTCGCCGACGCCCGCAGCGGCCTGACGGAACTCACCGAGGCCCTCCAGCTGCACACCCACCGCGTCAGCGGCACGTACATCGACGAGTACAGCCTCGACAAGGAGCGCTGGGAGCAGCGCGTCGACGCCTGCTTCGAGGCCGACGAGCCCGACATCAGGCCGACCCAGCCGCAGGTCCTCGGCGCCCTGGACGCCCTCGTCGACGAGTCCGACGTGGTCATCAACGCGGCCGGCTCCCTCCCCGGCGACCTGCACAAGCTGTGGCGCGCCCGGTCGAGGGACCAGTACCACCTGGAGTACGGCTACTCCTGCATGGGCTACGAGATCCCGGCCGCGATCGGTGTGAAGATGGCCGCTCCCGAGCGGAACGTCTGGGCGCTGGTCGGCGACGGCACGTACCTGATGATGCCGACGGAGATCGTCACGGCCGTACAGGAGGGCATCGCGATCAAGCTGCTCCTGATCCAGAACCACGGCTACGCCTCCATCGGCGGCCTGTCCGAGACGGTCGGCGGCGAGCGCTTCGGCACGGCCTACCGCTACCAGTCGGACGACGGCACCTACACGGGCGCCCCGCTGCCCGTGGACCTGGCCGCCAACGCGGCCAGCCTCGGTATGCGTGTGCTGCGCGCGAAGACCGTACGAGACCTCCGCGCCGCCCTCGCCGAGGCGCGGGCCGCGGACACTCCCACATGTGTCTACGTCGAGACGGAAACGGCAGACACAGTGTCGGGCCCGCCGCCGGCGCAGGCCTGGTGGGATGTACCTGTGGCCGAGACCGCGACCCGACCGTCCGCGGTGAAGGCCCGTGAGCTGTACGAACGGCACGTCTCTACCCGACGCCGCCATCTGTGA
- a CDS encoding Cgl0159 family (beta/alpha)8-fold protein — protein MSVDITELVRLRAERPEAIAEAAARRTRRPLLNDSGRLMIVAADHPARGALGVGGNRMAMANRADLLERLVLALSRPGVDGVLATADILDDLLLLGALDGKVVMGSMNRGGLQGASFELDDRFTGHRPEDMERLGFDAGKLLLRIDYDDPGSLTTMESTARAIDDMAARRLPVFVEPFISGRTTEGKVRNDLSAEAVTKSIAIASGLGGTSAYTWLKVPVCDNPDDMGEVMAASTLPAVLLGGEVGDDQDGAYEKWRGALQLPTVRGLVVGRSLLYPADGDVAAAVDTAVGLL, from the coding sequence GTGAGCGTCGACATCACCGAACTCGTACGGCTGCGCGCCGAACGCCCCGAGGCGATCGCCGAGGCGGCGGCCCGCCGTACCCGCAGGCCGCTGCTGAACGACAGCGGCCGCCTGATGATCGTCGCCGCCGACCACCCCGCCCGGGGCGCGCTCGGCGTCGGCGGCAACCGCATGGCCATGGCCAACCGCGCCGACCTGCTGGAGCGCCTGGTCCTGGCGCTGTCCCGCCCCGGCGTCGACGGCGTCCTCGCGACCGCCGACATACTCGACGACCTGCTGCTGCTCGGCGCCCTCGACGGCAAGGTCGTCATGGGCTCGATGAACCGCGGCGGCCTCCAGGGCGCCAGCTTCGAGCTCGACGACCGCTTCACCGGCCACCGCCCCGAGGACATGGAGCGCCTCGGCTTCGACGCCGGCAAGCTGCTGCTGCGCATCGACTACGACGACCCGGGCTCCCTGACCACCATGGAGTCCACGGCCCGCGCCATCGACGACATGGCCGCGCGCAGGCTCCCCGTCTTCGTCGAGCCGTTCATCAGCGGCCGTACCACCGAGGGCAAGGTCAGGAACGACCTCTCCGCCGAGGCCGTCACCAAGTCGATCGCCATCGCCTCCGGCCTGGGCGGCACCTCGGCCTACACCTGGCTCAAGGTCCCGGTCTGCGACAACCCCGACGACATGGGCGAGGTCATGGCCGCCTCCACGCTGCCCGCCGTGCTGCTGGGCGGCGAAGTCGGCGACGACCAGGACGGCGCGTACGAGAAGTGGCGCGGCGCCCTCCAACTGCCCACCGTGCGCGGCCTGGTGGTCGGCCGCTCGCTGCTGTACCCGGCGGACGGCGATGTGGCCGCCGCCGTGGACACCGCCGTAGGACTGCTGTGA
- a CDS encoding ABC transporter permease, translating into MSSTLTERAEVADGYRAGRTLPVRVELVRQLKRRRTLIMFGILAALPFVLLIAFQLGGGPGSGNNRVNLMDTATVSGANFAAVNLFASAGFLLVVPVALFCGDTVASEASWSSLRYLLAAPVPRARLLWSKLAVGLTLSLAAMLLLPLIALAVGTIAYGWGPLQLPTGGSMAAGTAAQRLLITVAYIFVSQLVTAALAFWLSTRTDAPLGAVGGAVGLTIVGNVLDQVTALGDWRDFLPSHWQYAWLDAVQPKVEWSDMIQGTSLSITLALVLFALAFRGFARKDVVS; encoded by the coding sequence ATGAGCAGCACGCTCACCGAGCGCGCGGAGGTCGCCGACGGCTACCGCGCGGGCCGCACCCTGCCGGTCCGGGTGGAACTGGTACGGCAGTTGAAGCGCCGCCGCACCCTCATCATGTTCGGCATCCTGGCCGCGCTGCCCTTCGTCCTGCTCATCGCCTTCCAGCTGGGCGGCGGACCGGGCTCGGGCAACAACCGGGTCAACCTCATGGACACCGCCACGGTGTCCGGGGCGAACTTCGCCGCGGTGAACCTCTTCGCCTCCGCGGGCTTCCTGCTGGTCGTCCCCGTGGCGCTGTTCTGCGGGGACACGGTCGCCTCGGAGGCCAGCTGGTCCTCCCTGCGCTATCTCCTCGCGGCCCCCGTGCCGAGGGCCCGGCTGCTGTGGTCGAAGCTCGCCGTCGGCCTCACCCTGAGCCTCGCCGCGATGCTCCTGCTCCCGCTGATCGCCCTCGCGGTCGGCACGATCGCCTACGGCTGGGGCCCGCTCCAACTCCCCACCGGCGGCTCGATGGCCGCGGGCACGGCGGCCCAACGCCTGCTGATCACGGTGGCGTACATCTTCGTCTCCCAACTCGTCACCGCGGCCCTCGCGTTCTGGCTCTCCACCCGCACCGACGCCCCCCTCGGCGCGGTCGGCGGGGCGGTCGGACTGACCATCGTCGGCAATGTGCTGGACCAGGTGACCGCCCTCGGCGACTGGCGCGACTTCCTCCCCTCGCACTGGCAGTACGCCTGGCTGGACGCCGTACAGCCGAAGGTGGAGTGGTCCGACATGATCCAGGGCACCTCCCTTTCGATAACGCTCGCCCTGGTGCTGTTCGCGCTGGCCTTCCGCGGTTTCGCCCGCAAGGACGTGGTCTCGTAG
- a CDS encoding APC family permease, translating to MTDTLRPADTAVPEALEHGHAKLNRSIGVVGGTLLTLSCVTPASTLFVVVPDLFGTLGTATALTIAIGSLLCIAVAFCYSELGTLIPSAGGEYAMVSTLAGRLAGWLVFVLSLLVVMIVPPVIAMGTADYLAPVIHLDPSVAGAGVMLLATLAGLLDLRANAWITGVFLVLEVIAAAVVALLGFTHAERGPDSLLSMQVAGAHGGTDTVTAMLVVSGLAIALFVTQGFSTAVYLSEELENPRRTVARTVLATLAISSVIILVPVVAITLGASDLSELTGGDIGSMVTAWSNSATGTFVSLCVALAIINAGIVMVIQNSRVLFASARDKAWPSPVNTAFARLGRFGSPWVATLAVGVPGAALCFVNLDTLYGVTGVSVTAMYLLVAVAALLSRRTPHKHTPAWRMPLWPATPILLIAVLTYILTQQDTEYLLWTGGITAVATLYWALYLRPRRDTRWLVSIPSE from the coding sequence ATGACCGACACCCTCCGCCCTGCCGACACCGCCGTCCCAGAGGCGCTGGAGCACGGCCACGCCAAGCTCAACCGCTCCATCGGCGTGGTCGGCGGCACCCTCCTGACCCTGTCCTGCGTGACCCCGGCGTCCACCCTCTTCGTGGTGGTCCCCGACCTCTTCGGCACGCTCGGCACCGCCACCGCCCTGACGATCGCCATCGGCTCCCTCCTGTGCATCGCCGTGGCGTTCTGCTACTCGGAGCTGGGCACCCTCATCCCCAGCGCCGGCGGCGAGTACGCCATGGTCTCCACGCTGGCCGGACGGCTCGCGGGCTGGCTCGTCTTCGTGCTGTCCCTCCTGGTCGTGATGATCGTCCCGCCGGTGATCGCGATGGGCACGGCCGACTACCTGGCCCCGGTGATCCACCTGGACCCGTCCGTCGCGGGCGCCGGCGTCATGCTCCTGGCCACCCTCGCCGGCCTCCTCGACCTGCGCGCCAACGCCTGGATCACCGGCGTCTTCCTGGTCCTGGAGGTGATCGCGGCGGCGGTGGTCGCACTCCTGGGCTTCACCCACGCCGAACGCGGGCCGGACAGCCTGCTGTCGATGCAGGTGGCGGGCGCGCACGGCGGCACGGACACCGTGACGGCCATGCTGGTGGTCTCGGGCCTCGCGATCGCCCTCTTCGTGACCCAGGGCTTCTCGACGGCCGTCTACCTCTCCGAGGAACTGGAGAACCCCCGCCGCACCGTGGCCCGCACGGTCCTCGCCACCCTCGCCATCTCCTCGGTCATCATCCTGGTCCCGGTGGTCGCGATCACCCTGGGCGCCTCCGACCTCTCCGAACTGACCGGCGGTGACATCGGCTCCATGGTCACGGCCTGGTCCAACTCCGCGACGGGCACCTTCGTCAGCCTGTGCGTCGCCCTCGCGATCATCAACGCGGGCATCGTCATGGTCATCCAGAACTCCCGGGTCCTGTTCGCCTCGGCCAGGGACAAGGCCTGGCCGTCCCCGGTCAACACCGCCTTCGCGAGGCTCGGCCGCTTCGGCAGCCCCTGGGTCGCCACCCTCGCGGTCGGCGTCCCGGGAGCGGCCCTGTGCTTCGTGAACCTGGACACGTTGTACGGCGTCACAGGCGTCTCGGTGACGGCCATGTACCTCCTGGTGGCGGTAGCGGCCCTGTTGTCCCGCCGCACCCCCCACAAACACACCCCGGCCTGGCGCATGCCCCTGTGGCCGGCGACGCCGATCCTCCTGATAGCGGTCCTGACCTACATCCTGACCCAGCAGGACACGGAGTACCTGCTGTGGACAGGCGGCATCACGGCGGTGGCGACCCTGTACTGGGCCCTCTACCTGCGTCCGCGCAGGGACACGAGGTGGCTCGTCTCCATTCCGAGTGAGTAG
- a CDS encoding alpha/beta fold hydrolase: MDLRRLRRPRWIAAAASVVVLAAAGTWTAAASDDPPPVHRADQIMSIDGVRIDTSYFTTNGTERRPAVLMGHGFGGSKNDVRPQAEALARDGYAVLTWSARGFGRSTGKVGLNDPDAEVKDVGKLIDWLARQPQVQLDRPGDPRVGVTGASYGGAISLLAAGHDDRVDAIAPAITYWNLSDALFPNGVFKKLWAGIFVNSAGGCDKFEPRICAMYDRVAQSGTPDASAEKMLEERSPSAVAKDIKVPTLLIQGQTDSLFPLNQADQAAKAIRANGAPVDVDWIAGGHDGGDMETSRVQSRVADWFDRYLKDDKSADTGPAFRVTRTLGTGTGDGEPRLTGVTADTYPGLDSDDRKVQLAGREQDFANPAGAAPPAVSALPGLGGAGGLAQLSSLGVGVSLDFPGQYAAFESQPVRDDLQITGSPTVTVHIKSTGDDAVLFAKLYDVSPGRGGQQTLPSQLVEPIRVEGAKAGKDVTITLPAIDHEIDDGHRLKLVLASTDLGYASPTAPATYTVSLKGDLQVPTPLSEKNTQAPLPAWVWWLPLAGAVLALILLATGRRRTAAPAAPEPELAEVPLQISDLSKRYAKSADRYAVRDLSFRVEKGQVLGLLGPNGAGKTTTLRMLMGLIKPDGGEIRVFGHAIAPGAPVLSRVGAFVEGAGFLPHLSGRENLELYWQATGRPPEDAHMEEALEIAGLGDALARAVRTYSQGMRQRLAIAQAMLGLPDLLILDEPTNGLDPPQIREMREVMIRYAAAGRTVIVSSHLLSEVEQSCTHLVVMDHGQLVQAGPVGEIVGSGDTLLVGTAVPVEEPVAEKVAALPGVASAVTTDDGLLVRLDADGSAQRLVAELVRLEIPVTSVGPHRRLEDAFLTLIGDSA, encoded by the coding sequence ATGGATCTTCGACGCCTCCGGAGGCCACGGTGGATCGCCGCCGCGGCCTCCGTCGTCGTCCTCGCCGCTGCCGGGACATGGACGGCCGCCGCTTCTGACGACCCACCCCCGGTGCACCGCGCGGACCAGATCATGTCGATCGACGGCGTCCGCATAGACACCTCGTACTTCACGACGAACGGCACCGAAAGGCGCCCCGCGGTCCTCATGGGCCACGGCTTCGGCGGCAGCAAGAACGACGTACGCCCACAGGCGGAAGCCCTCGCGAGAGACGGCTACGCGGTCCTCACCTGGTCGGCGAGAGGCTTCGGCAGGTCCACCGGCAAGGTCGGCCTCAACGACCCCGACGCCGAGGTCAAGGACGTCGGCAAGCTGATCGACTGGCTGGCGAGGCAACCCCAGGTCCAGCTCGACAGGCCCGGCGACCCCCGGGTCGGCGTGACCGGCGCGAGCTACGGCGGCGCGATCTCCCTGCTGGCCGCCGGCCACGACGACCGCGTGGACGCCATCGCCCCCGCGATCACCTACTGGAACCTCTCGGACGCCCTCTTCCCGAACGGCGTCTTCAAGAAGCTCTGGGCCGGCATCTTCGTCAACTCCGCGGGCGGCTGCGACAAGTTCGAGCCGCGGATCTGCGCGATGTACGACCGCGTGGCCCAGTCCGGCACCCCGGACGCGAGCGCCGAGAAGATGCTGGAGGAACGCTCCCCGTCGGCCGTCGCCAAGGACATCAAGGTCCCCACCCTGCTGATCCAGGGCCAGACGGACTCCCTGTTCCCGCTGAACCAGGCCGACCAGGCCGCCAAGGCGATCCGCGCCAACGGCGCCCCCGTGGACGTCGACTGGATCGCGGGCGGCCATGACGGCGGTGACATGGAGACGAGCCGTGTCCAGAGCCGGGTGGCCGACTGGTTCGACCGGTACCTCAAGGACGACAAGTCCGCCGACACCGGCCCCGCCTTCCGCGTCACCCGCACCCTCGGCACCGGCACCGGCGACGGCGAACCCCGCCTGACGGGGGTCACCGCCGACACGTACCCGGGCCTGGACAGCGACGACCGCAAGGTCCAACTGGCCGGCCGCGAACAGGACTTCGCCAACCCGGCCGGCGCCGCCCCGCCCGCCGTCTCCGCCCTCCCCGGCCTCGGCGGCGCCGGAGGCCTCGCCCAGCTCTCCTCCCTCGGCGTCGGCGTCTCCCTGGACTTCCCGGGCCAGTACGCCGCGTTCGAGTCGCAGCCGGTGCGTGACGACCTCCAGATCACCGGTTCGCCGACCGTCACCGTGCACATCAAGTCGACCGGCGACGACGCGGTCCTCTTCGCCAAGCTGTACGACGTCTCCCCGGGCCGCGGCGGACAGCAGACCCTGCCCTCGCAACTCGTCGAGCCCATCAGGGTCGAGGGCGCGAAGGCCGGCAAGGACGTCACGATCACCCTCCCGGCGATCGACCACGAGATCGACGACGGCCACCGCCTCAAGCTGGTCCTCGCCTCCACAGACCTCGGCTACGCGTCCCCGACGGCCCCGGCGACGTACACCGTCTCCCTCAAGGGCGACCTCCAAGTGCCCACCCCCCTCAGCGAGAAGAACACCCAGGCCCCCCTGCCCGCCTGGGTGTGGTGGCTGCCCCTGGCCGGCGCGGTGCTCGCGCTGATCCTCCTGGCGACGGGCCGCCGCCGTACCGCGGCTCCCGCCGCCCCCGAGCCGGAGCTGGCCGAAGTGCCGCTCCAGATAAGCGACTTGAGCAAGCGGTACGCCAAGTCCGCCGACCGGTACGCGGTCCGCGACCTCTCCTTCCGCGTGGAGAAGGGCCAGGTCCTCGGCCTGCTCGGCCCCAACGGTGCGGGCAAGACCACCACCCTGCGCATGCTGATGGGCCTGATCAAGCCCGACGGCGGCGAGATCCGCGTCTTCGGCCACGCGATCGCCCCCGGCGCCCCCGTCCTCTCCCGCGTCGGCGCCTTCGTCGAGGGCGCGGGCTTCCTCCCGCACCTGTCCGGCCGGGAGAACCTGGAGCTGTACTGGCAGGCCACCGGCCGCCCGCCGGAGGACGCGCACATGGAGGAGGCCCTCGAAATCGCAGGTCTGGGCGACGCGTTGGCCCGGGCGGTGCGCACCTACTCCCAGGGCATGCGCCAGCGTCTGGCCATCGCCCAGGCCATGCTGGGCCTGCCGGACCTGCTCATCCTCGACGAACCGACCAACGGCCTCGACCCGCCGCAGATCCGCGAGATGCGCGAGGTGATGATCCGCTACGCGGCGGCCGGCCGCACGGTCATCGTCTCCAGCCACCTCCTCTCGGAGGTCGAGCAGTCCTGCACCCACCTCGTGGTGATGGACCACGGCCAGTTGGTCCAGGCGGGCCCGGTCGGCGAGATCGTCGGCTCCGGGGACACCCTCCTGGTCGGCACCGCCGTACCCGTCGAGGAGCCGGTGGCCGAGAAGGTCGCGGCCCTGCCGGGGGTGGCCTCGGCGGTCACCACCGACGACGGCCTTCTCGTACGGCTCGACGCGGACGGCAGCGCACAGCGACTGGTCGCCGAACTCGTCCGCCTCGAGATCCCCGTGACGTCGGTGGGCCCCCACCGCCGCCTCGAAGACGCCTTCCTCACCCTGATCGGAGACTCCGCATGA
- the iolB gene encoding 5-deoxy-glucuronate isomerase, with the protein MTHNELYVPKGGSTNAQYTVDIDPKRAGWTHSSLRIVELAPGGTHTFTSGDSEWIVLPLEGGCTVHVGKDEFQLLGRESVFAGVSDFAYVPRDAQASIASGAGGRFALAGAKCERRLPARYGPAPEVPVEQRGSGTQLRHVRNFASADAFDCDKLIAVEVVTPGGNWSSYPPHKHDENRPGVEAELEEIYYFEIDGPNGFGYQRVSPSREGGSDVLAEVRSGDAVLVPDGWHGPSIAQPGHDMYYLNVMAGPGETREWRICFHPDHTEGYR; encoded by the coding sequence ATGACACACAACGAGCTGTACGTCCCCAAGGGCGGCTCCACCAACGCCCAGTACACCGTGGACATCGACCCCAAGCGGGCCGGCTGGACCCACAGCAGTCTGCGCATCGTCGAACTGGCGCCCGGGGGCACACACACCTTCACCTCCGGTGACAGCGAGTGGATCGTGCTCCCGCTGGAAGGCGGCTGTACGGTCCACGTAGGGAAGGACGAGTTCCAACTCCTGGGACGGGAAAGCGTGTTCGCCGGAGTCTCGGACTTCGCGTACGTGCCCCGGGACGCCCAGGCATCGATCGCCTCCGGCGCGGGAGGCCGCTTCGCCCTGGCAGGAGCGAAGTGCGAGCGACGACTCCCCGCCCGCTACGGCCCCGCGCCGGAGGTCCCCGTCGAACAGCGCGGCAGCGGCACGCAGTTGCGGCACGTGCGCAACTTCGCCTCCGCCGACGCCTTCGACTGCGACAAGCTCATCGCCGTGGAGGTCGTCACCCCCGGCGGCAACTGGTCCTCCTACCCGCCGCACAAGCACGACGAGAACCGGCCCGGCGTGGAAGCCGAGCTGGAGGAGATCTACTACTTCGAGATCGACGGCCCGAACGGTTTCGGCTATCAGCGCGTATCTCCCTCCCGTGAGGGCGGATCCGACGTCCTCGCCGAGGTCCGCTCCGGCGACGCCGTCCTCGTCCCCGACGGATGGCACGGCCCGTCCATCGCCCAGCCCGGCCACGACATGTACTACCTCAACGTCATGGCGGGACCGGGTGAGACGCGGGAGTGGCGGATCTGCTTCCACCCGGACCACACGGAGGGGTACCGATGA
- the mmsA gene encoding CoA-acylating methylmalonate-semialdehyde dehydrogenase gives MTKIVNHWIGGKTVEGASGNYGPVTDPATGAVTTKVAFATVDEVDAAVAAAKDAFQTWGTSSLAKRTTILFKFRALLEANRDAIAELITAEHGKVHSDALGEVARGLEIVDLACGITVQLKGELSTEVASRVDVSSIRQPLGVVAGITPFNFPAMVPMWMFPIAIATGNTFVLKPSEKDPSASLKIAELLAEAGLPDGVFNVVHGDKVAVDRLLEHPDVKAVSFVGSTPIARYIHTTASANGKRVQALGGAKNHMLVLPDADLDAAADAAVSAAYGSAGERCMAISAVVAVGSIGDTLVEKIRERAEKIKIGPGNDPTSEMGPLITKVHRDKVASYVSGAAAEGAEVVLDGTGYTVEGFEDGHWIGISLLDKVPTSAKAYQDEIFGPVLCVLRVDTYDEGVALINSSPFGNGTAIFTRDGGAARRFQLEIEAGMVGVNVPIPVPVGYHSFGGWKDSLFGDHHIYGNDGTHFYTRGKVVTTRWPDPADAPTGVDLGFPRNH, from the coding sequence ATGACGAAGATCGTCAACCACTGGATCGGCGGCAAGACCGTCGAGGGCGCGTCGGGGAACTACGGGCCGGTCACCGACCCGGCGACCGGCGCGGTCACCACCAAGGTCGCGTTCGCGACCGTCGACGAGGTCGACGCCGCCGTAGCCGCCGCGAAGGACGCGTTCCAGACCTGGGGCACCTCGTCCCTCGCCAAGCGCACGACCATCCTGTTCAAGTTCCGGGCGCTGCTCGAGGCGAACCGGGACGCGATCGCCGAGCTGATCACCGCCGAGCACGGCAAGGTGCACAGCGACGCGCTCGGCGAGGTCGCGCGCGGCCTGGAGATCGTCGACCTGGCGTGCGGGATCACCGTGCAGCTGAAGGGCGAGCTGTCGACGGAGGTCGCGAGCCGCGTCGACGTCTCCTCGATCCGCCAGCCGCTCGGTGTCGTCGCGGGCATCACGCCGTTCAACTTCCCGGCGATGGTCCCGATGTGGATGTTCCCGATCGCCATCGCGACCGGCAACACCTTCGTGCTCAAGCCGTCCGAGAAGGACCCGTCGGCCTCCCTGAAGATCGCCGAGCTGCTGGCCGAGGCCGGTCTGCCCGACGGTGTCTTCAACGTCGTCCACGGTGACAAGGTGGCGGTGGACCGCCTTCTGGAGCACCCGGACGTCAAGGCGGTGTCGTTCGTCGGCTCGACCCCGATCGCCCGCTACATCCACACCACCGCCTCCGCGAACGGCAAGCGGGTGCAGGCCCTGGGCGGCGCCAAGAACCACATGCTGGTCCTCCCGGACGCCGACCTGGACGCGGCGGCCGACGCGGCCGTCTCCGCGGCCTACGGCTCGGCGGGCGAGCGCTGCATGGCCATCTCCGCCGTGGTCGCGGTCGGCTCCATCGGCGACACGCTGGTCGAGAAGATCCGCGAGCGTGCCGAGAAGATCAAGATCGGCCCCGGCAACGACCCGACCTCCGAGATGGGCCCGCTCATCACCAAGGTCCACCGCGACAAGGTGGCCTCCTACGTCTCCGGCGCCGCCGCCGAGGGCGCGGAAGTCGTCCTGGACGGCACCGGCTACACCGTCGAGGGCTTCGAGGACGGCCACTGGATCGGCATCTCCCTCCTCGACAAGGTCCCGACCAGCGCCAAGGCCTACCAGGACGAGATCTTCGGCCCGGTCCTGTGCGTGCTCCGCGTGGACACGTACGACGAGGGCGTGGCGCTGATCAACAGCTCGCCGTTCGGCAACGGCACCGCGATCTTCACCCGGGACGGCGGCGCCGCCCGCCGCTTCCAGCTGGAGATCGAGGCCGGCATGGTCGGCGTCAACGTCCCGATCCCGGTCCCCGTCGGCTACCACAGCTTCGGCGGCTGGAAGGACAGCCTCTTCGGCGACCACCACATCTACGGCAACGACGGCACGCACTTCTACACCCGCGGCAAGGTCGTCACCACCCGCTGGCCCGACCCGGCCGACGCCCCCACCGGCGTCGACCTGGGCTTCCCCCGCAACCACTGA